CGTCAGGTATGAGTCAAAACGTTGGCGAAAGGTTAGAAAGATATATCGTCAAGTAGGTAACGTAATAGAGGCGGAGGActcgatgttgaggaggtaGAGACTGCTTGGGCTATCTTTTAAATGTCGTCACAATTTAGAATTTATTTGAATGCCTTGACACTCTCCTGCAATATTGCTAATTGTCCGTTTTCTTGTGCCCTCCTATAACCCCATATGATGTCCCCCGTAGAGCTCTCGGGCGGGTCTATGAAAACGCCGCTAATCCTGTGTGACTCAGGTAAAGTCGGAATAGGGGCATCTATGAGACTTTCTAAAGGATGGTCTTCAATAGGGGAGCATCCGTAGtacccctcctcctcgattTGAATGACCCTGCAAGCAATTGCTGCAGCCAAGGGCCCGTTCCATATTCCCTCCTGGTGCGACACAGGAAGAAGCACCTTTAGAGCACGTCGTCGAGTCACCGGGCAGCGGCATTTTAGAATTGTGTAATATAGAGGTAATATTATACCCATATCGGCGCTGAAGCTGAACTTCTCAGTGCAGGCCCCGCAGATGATATCTGCAGCCATGACTGACGCAGCAGCCTCCAGGATATGATCAGAAAGACTGACAACGGAGTCGAAACTTGACTTGAACAGGTCGTAGGCGAGTTCATCGCTCGGGGCAATACAGGTCCCAGCCATTACATATGCCATAGCATGATGGATCCGGAGAAGTGTAAGCGGCAGCGACTCCTCTGAATCATTATTGGCAATATCTTCATAGGAGTgtttgaagaggctgagcCAGCAATCGAGGTCTTTCTGGATCCGTCGCTGATTTTGCAACATTGTAGTCGTGATTGAACAGGGAAGGGCCTGTAGCTGGCGAGCATCTGCTTCAAGTCGGTGTATTCTATTGAACAGTTCATCGAGGTGCAGCCTTGCTACAGCTAATGTAGGAAAGGATCGGCTTTGACCGCTAAGTGCGTCATCTTGAGTTACGATGGAAATATTCCTAGGGAATCGGTGGAACCTGGCTGAATAGACGCACAAGCGGAGGAATGCCTCCGTGACAACATCTTCTATCGACTCATTATGGGCCTTTAGCACAAGAGCACCGTCCCCCAGGCATGACGGCGAGTTGAGTAGAGGCAGCAAGTTCAATCCGTTCTGGAGGTGGTCAGCGCCTGTCTTGATATTACCGCGCATGAACTCgaggcagatgaagatgagacaTGAGATGGTCACGATTCGAATTGATTCCTTATTTCCGGTAACCAGGTGATGTTGAACTGAAATATGGCCGCGTTGTAGTGCTGCAATGTGAAGTTCTCGTTTTCGGGCATGCCTGCCGGCGAGAGCATTCCCGATTTGTGGGCAGAGGCCAATGCCACTAGTGAGTATAGGACTGCATTCTCCTGAGTGCTGACCTGAAGAACGAGCGTATCCCAAAATTCAGACGCAAATATGCCGGGGATCTTCTTTCTCGCCCGGGTTACAAACCAATCGAAGTATAACTGGGTATGTCTGTCTCGGGAGACTGAGCATGAGGGGTTCATGTGTTGAGAGGGACTTTTAGTTGTAGAGGGAAGTGGGTGTTTCGAATCCCAGACACCATATCCGTCACATGCACGGCCTGTGCTAGAGCAGCGTAGGCATACAGGGCGCCCCTCGTCACATTTGATGCGTCGAATTCTACAGCGGAAAAGATCAGCTGCTGGTGCCGGATCACATCGTATCAACTTACTTGCAAGTCCGACACCCtaaccttgaccttgtgGACCTTTTGCCTGCTCTGGAAGTTCTGATGGGATTCATCTCATTCGTGACTGACTCGGCTTATCAGATGCCGGATTGCAAGGCGGTTCTGATGGATGAAGTGACGCGTTCACGTCGAGTGACAATGATGAGGTGGAATTGAGCAAAAGCCATTCTACCGACCGTTCCCTTCGAACAACTACCGAGTGAACTTAGTCTAGGGTGGGCGCCCCGTATATGTCGAAGAAATGATTGGCCAGTTCGGCTATCACTCTTTATGATTGGTAGAGGGACCGTTTCATTTTGACAGGGCATGCTCGGTCGAATCGGATCAGGTTAGCAATATTAACCTGGCTGGAAGCTGGCATCATTGGTCCATTCGCGTATCCTTTAACACAATTGGGTAGATGGCTTCGAAGGTCGTAtctgatcttgatcttgaataAGACATTATCAACCGCCTCAAACGCATTACTTTAGTTGCGGAGTTATCGTTTGTCATCAACTCGACTCCGCAACTCGACTCCACGCGGATATCAATGGCATGGCTCTCATATTTTTATAAGAGTCGAGTATTGCCCGTGGGTAACCTCAGAACCAGCCTGCACTCCTCTTCTACATTGCTATTCCTCACTCACGAGTtctttcctcctcaatcCTCCCCTCTTCACTCGTCAATACCTAACCCATTCACTATGGGACATGGTAGTTCCTTCGATCCCGATAGAGACATTCCCTCTCTGGAGGGTAAAGTTATCCTCATCACGGGCGGTAATGTTGGTCTTGGCAAGCAATCTGCACTAGATCTATCCAAACACCAGCCTTCCGAGCTCTGGATTGCTGCTCGTAGCGCCAAAAAGGCCGATGCAGTCATTACTGAGATCAAACAAACAAGTCCTGGCGTTCAGGTTCGGTTTCTCGAACTGGATCTAGCATCGTTTGCCTCCATCAAAACAGCCGCCAAGACCTTTCTTAGTTCCGCCTCTCGCCTCGATATTCTTATGCTTAATGCTGGTATCATGGCATGCCCCCCTGGTCAGACTACAGAGGGGTATGAGGTGCAGTTTGGCACAAACCACATGGGGCATGCTCTACTGACCAAAATGCTCCTGCCACTCATGACCCGCACTGCCTCGTCATCTCCCAGGAGTGACGTACGAGTCGTGAGCGTAAGCTCTGTTGCTCATAAGTTCGGCCCCTCAGGCGGCATTCAATTCGACACTCTCAAGTCAAATGCGAGCGGAATATCAACTAATGATCGCTATGGACAAAGCAAACTCGCGaatatcctcttcatcagggAGCTTGCCGTGCACCACCCTGAGATTACCGCAGCGTCAATCCATCCTGGCACCGTCAAGACAGACTTGCAGAAGTCAAATGATGGGAGCTGGATGATCAATGTGTTTCAGAAGGTCGTTGTTCCACTCATTGGAGTCAGTGTAGAAGAAGGGGTCAAGTGTCAGTTGTGGGCGGCTACAGCTAAGGGAGTTCAGAGCGGAGAGTATTATATTCCGGTTGGTGTATCAGGAGGAGGGAGTCATTTGTCTAAGGACAAAGCCCTGGCAAAGAAGTTATGGGACTGGACTGAGAAGGAGCTGGGGTCATGTTTTTGATGAATTGTAGTTGACGTCTTTTACTTAGAATATCTAAAAAAACAACCAACTCACAATCTAATGCTCAATTATCCTCTGTCTCAAGCTTGCCGAGATTAGCCTTGACGACTACGTCGTAGAGTTTCATTACCTGACCAGCATCGAGTTTATCACCTGTTTTGCGACCCTCAACGGCGTGTTGGATAACGGCAGGACAATTGTCTTGCTTCATGGCCCAGTTGGCACCCTCTAACTTTGAGCAAAACTCCCCTGTGGCAATGTATCGCCAGCTTCGGCAAGCGTTCAGCACGCTGTTCGTTGACGTAGCTTCGTTTGCCTGGTGCCATGCGAGGGAGTCTGCCATTCCCTCAAGGACCCAGCGACGAGGAATGGCCCCAAAAGCCTCAGCGAGATCAGCGCCATACAAGCAGCGGCCCAGTTGACGTCCCATGGCAATATCGAGCAGGAACCAGTGGCTTGATTCGTTTGCGGGGTCGAGGCTGATGTGATCGGATTGGTAAGGCCCTGTGTTCAGATTGAGTTCGAAGGCGGGGTGGCGGTTCGCGGGATTCACAGAGCCTTGGGCATACACGACAAACTCGAGCTTCGTGGCCGGACAGGGCAAGTTCTGCTGGGTCAGGCGATAGATTATCGCTTCTTTTTCACTGGTTTCGAGTGGACTTTTAACGATCGCCTGTACGTCGAGGTCGCTGAGGCCGGGCTGATAGGCGTCATAGCTGGCTGAGCCGAACAGGTACACGCCGACCAATTGGTCTTTGAGATGGTCGGTGAGACGCTTGACCAGTTCGTCAAGGTAACGTTGCACGTCTTCTGGTAGGTTATCCATTACGACTCCAACGATCGTTAGTATGGTTATTTTTACACGCCATTCGAAGCATACAACAGTATTTGCGGAAGAACAGGGATCATACGGAAGGGTCAGCGAACAAGTAACAGGTCTTTTTATTTACGCCAATATACGGCTAAAGAAATATTGTGACACTGTAGACTTTTGTTAATAGGTATCAGAGTCGCAAAGGGAGAAGTAAACCGCGTCCCACCAGTGCGGGGATGGAGAAAATAAGCCTCAGGCAAACAAAGAATAAGCATCATGAGGCACCAGCTCCATAGTTAAGATACATATGTATGAGAGAAAGTCGAAACTTGTTCGATGTAACTaggagaagaaaacaaattCTGAGTTTGGTATCATGCTGTGTGTTTCTCTAATTCCCGAGATTTTTGAGTATCACCGAAACCCAACGGAGGGCTCTGAACGCTACTCTGGACATGGTCAGAGAAAAAGAGACAAGTCATCACAGCGTAATGAGACACTTGTGAGACTTTGGGGCGATCAACGTGTAGTTTTCCAACTCCATGTCGTCATTGGTCATTGATACATGAACCTGGGCTCCTCGAAACTTGCGAAAGAAAGCTGCTGTAGTGACCCGAAGCTCCATATAAGCGAGGTGAATACCAATACAAACTATCCCATTTTAGAAACATAAAAATCTGGATGTGAGCAGATAGGATCTTACTTCGAGGTCCTCCTCCAAACGGAATGTATGCCTCTTGCATCTCAGCTGTTGGACTAAGCCAGCGATCTGGGTCAAACCTTGACAACCATGTTAGCAATCTTCCTTTAGGCGTTCTTGAGTTTACCCCTCACTTATATGGGGTTGAAAACACTTCAGGTAGTCGGTGCAAGGAGAATGCTTGCGTGAAAACGGTCGCGGTATCCGGAATCATGTAGCCACAAGCTTCCCAGCCGCCCTTCGGAACGTCCCTCTGATGCGCTCCAGATGCAGCTCCATACAGTCTCAAGGACTCCATTACTACCGCATTCAAGTATGGCAGTTTCACAAGGTCAGCATCTTTGAAGTCTGCAGAGAGCACTGATACTTCCTTTTCGAGTCGTACCCGTATACTGGGACTCTGTAAAACCGACCATACTAGATATGTCAGTGTGTTAGAAGTAGTGTCTGTTCCCGTGATCATGAgttctgctgcttcttgctgCATCTCGAGATCTGTTAAGGCattctctttgttcttcgGATTCATGATCTTCTCGAAGAATATCGGGGTGTCAAGCGAGCCTGTCAGCTGAGCTAGTTGTAGACGGCGGATAGATTCTTCGCCATATTTGAGAATTCGCTGAAACCTCTCTGAGAATCTCTTAACTTGGGGCAGTGGAAGTAAGAACATCAAGTCGAAGAATGGAGAGAGCTCGATCCTTTTGTTGACTGTGGGCATCACAGCCTGTAAATCCTCAACGTACTGGCTTCTCTAAAGGTGAAAGGTCAGTAACGGTGATATCTGAGGGGCTGAGCACATACTCTGCCTTGCTCAAGCATTCGAAAGGAACTACCAAAAGTTAAATCACCAATGATATCAGTCGCCATGAAGCTGAACCACTTATGGCAGTCAGCGTATCCCAAACTTCTATGCTCTTTCTGCATCTGACTTATCGCCAAGTCCACTTTGGCACGGATCAAAGGCTCAAAAGCGGGTAAAGACGAGTTGCTCAAGGGGTGCGCAAGGAAGCGACGGCGGCAAGCGTGCTTTTCGCGATTTCTCATTCCCAGCATCCCGGGACCAGTCTTGTCATACCAAGCTGACTTTTGAAAGCCACCAGATACCTTCTGTATGACTTTGACGGCATCAGGGTCGTTGATCCCAACATCTGTTGGGCTAATACGGACAACAGGGCCTCGATGCATGCCATGTTAGCCGTCGGCACAGCTATGATTAGTGAAGGAGTTCCTCACCATACTGTGTAAATAGAGAATCTATGTACTGCATGCGCCGGCCAGAAAGTGTGTGATATTTGACGACGAGGTTTGTCCATCGTCCTATAGCAGGCCCAGGTATCTTGGACAGGGGACCGTACAAAGCAGTCTTCACTTTTGCGACAGCCTGATAAGAGCCAGAATTATAAATCAGACTCAAAGGGCAATAGAGTTTTCCAAGTAGACTTACATAATACAGTATAAAAGTTGTACATGCAACAAGGCAATAGGTCGCAAATGACTGAGACAACATTATGCCTGTCAAATGTTATACGAGTTAGAGAAACAATAGTTGTAATGATAGATATGGGAGACAGTTTCGAGTTCTAGCGACAGAAAGCTTACTCAATACCATTCGACCTTTTGGCCTTTTAAACCTCTATAGTGTTCTTTCCCATTCCCCGCACAGGGTCGGGAAGCATTACGCCCACTCGGATCTGCTACTCCGAGTATATAAGAATTCGGCTTCTTGTGGGGTAATGGCCGGGCTTGATTCTTACATGATCGTGACATTATGGATTACAAAAGCCCGTCGGTCTTTAGAGATCGGGGTTTTTCGCGAGGAGCACCGAGGTTTTGACTGCCACGAGGTAATCGAGAGCGGTTGAACAGGATACGTTCACATATACAGTTGTGGTATTAGGTAAAGTTAAAGGTTCTCAGGATCTTAACAACATAACTGATTGTTGATCACACGATAAACCTTGAGATTTGGACCATGGGGCATAGTGTATACATCCACTGAATCAGATACTCGACTGTCTATGGTCTATCTATCTCCGAGCGTCGATAACGGGAAGTGTAATCCAGCTAGCCTCACCACCGACAGTGATAATGTTCTTTCCATCGAAAGTTCTGGGGTCGCGATCATTCGGATGTTCATGAGAGAACTTTCCTACACCCTGAGTGTCGTGACCAGCAATTTCCAGCACCAAGGTTTCTTCAGGCTCAAGGACCACATTTGTGGGCCAGACCTCAACATCCACTGCATACTTCTGATTCTCCTCAACTGGCTGCACGTCAGATGAGTAGTAATTGCGGTAAGGCAAATATTCCTTGTGCAATCTGTTACTCTCATCTACTTTGCGAAGCGAAACTCGTTGCCAGCCCTTCACGATGGGAACAGGGTCGCCCATTGTGCCGGTGTAGAAGACCTCTTCACCCTTGGCGTTGATCTTGCGAAGGGTAATGAACAGATCAATGTCTGATGGGGTACTGGCGTCAGTGGACTTTCGGCTTGCAGCTACAGTTAAATGGGCGACGATATGACCAGTGATCTCCAGAGTAGAAGCAGTCTTGTATGCAAATTTAATGGGCTCGCTGTGGATGTATTAGTATCCTGGACTTCTCAATTGGCTCAGAGGATATGACTTACCCATTCAAAGCGTCATATTCGATCGTGCTGATGCCCTGTGACGGCTTCGTGCTCAATGAATTGTCGGAAATCAGGTAGAACTTCGTGTAGTTGGTCCCAGGCAACGGCCAATCTGCCTCATCTCTAGTCGGGAACCCTCTTTCACGTTCAGGGTCATCAACCCCAGCCTCACCCTTTCGCAACGTGAGACGAACCCGTGGCTGCTTCCCAGACCTCCAGCCATCTGCATCGTCGTCTTTCAGAAAGGAATTGAAGAAAGATAACTGAAGCTCAGCCGACTCGGGGTAATAAAAGGGCAAGTCATGTCTTCCAACGATGAAGTGGAGAAACTTGTACTTGGAGCTCGCACGGATCCAACCGAGGACGTTTCCTCGAAGATGAAGTAAGATGCCTCCCTAAATGTCATGttagaataataataaaatctcCCATGAATCGTGGGACTTACCCAATTGGCGACACTGAGCAGGGGAACCTCAATTGCCTCGACTTCAAAATCTCGAGTACGGTAATACTCCTCGTCGCGAAACTTGTGCACAGCAGTGTCTGCTGTCTGGTCTCGGCGGTTCTTGAGTAAGGTCTCCTCGTCAAGGTCACCTGCAAGAGTATCCTCACCCCAATTTCTGGCGCTCCGGCCTGGCTTGCCGTACTGATTGGGACTAACTCCGTTATTCCACCAGAAATCTGGATTGAAGGATCGTCAGCAATGCCGGGTAAACGGAATTCCTGTCGGTAGCTTACCAATGAACCTGTCTGAAAGAATACCTCCATGTCTTACTCGATCCCGGTAATAATCACTCATACCCTCCCATGGGATAATAGCAGCCAGTCCCTTCGGCTTTCTCGCAGCGACTCTCCACTGCGTACCGGCATAGTAGCTGATCCCCAAAAGACCAACTTTACCTGATGACCACTCTTGTTCGGCTGCCCACTCGATGACATCAAAGAAGGCTTCGCTTGTACCGCGAGACATAGTATCAAGAAGCCCAGGACTTTGGCCAGCTCCTCTCTCATCAACTCTCACCACGATGTAACCCTTGCTTGTCCAATAAGCGGGGTCAGGCGTCTCCCAAGCTGCATGTGTGGACTTCATGTCAGGGTTTAGCTGATCCCAGCTTTTCTTGTAGAAGATCTCATATCGAACGTCTTTTCCGTCTGAGTGTTCATGTTAGCAATGAGCCAAGACGCACTGCAGGTTTTGTTGCGTATTCACGTACAAGGGCCATACGTGGCGATAACAGGGTATGCCTTGTCCCCAAAGGGAGCTGCGTCTTTAGGAAGAAAGACATTCGCTCGAAGCAGGCCCATCTCATATGTTTTGAGTGGGATGTCAATATTCTTCATGAAGACATAAGGAAAGTTATCCTTGTCAATTGTGAGGTACTTGTTCTCAGCCATAGTTACGGAtcttgagatgagattgaaatTGATGACCGATGCTACCAGCCTCACTGAAAGAAATCCATTTGTTCGGTTACTTATTATTGaaggcttaattaaatttCTTCTTCAAATTGCTTTTACCAATTAGGCACTCCATTGCGTGCTACCGGAGCTATCTCCGTAAATACCGATGACTGGACTGTGGTATGGGTAATGTGGTCCCGAACCGACGACTCTCCTGAACAAGCTGCAATGAAAGCGCGAAACCTAAACAATTATCCTTGCATTTTTAGAAGGCCGCCGTCTGTTTGAGCTCGGAACTTTGGTGAAAGCTAAGCTCTGTTGGTGGAAATGATTAAGTGTGTTTACCAACGCGCATCCCCTAAGCAGATCTGAGATCAACGTCTTCAGTATTATCACAGCCAGCACCGTCAAGCAATGTCTGACACTCAAACATCCACTACCAACACTCGCGAAAGCCGTTTACGGCTACAACCTGATTCTTCTGTTGAGGACGTGTTGCAAGATTACAAGATTCATCACTCATCCCATCAATCAGACGAGCAGCTGACCAACGATGGCAATATCGTTCTAGTCGCTGGCATCCCTCGAGAGCCCCAACCTCGCGATTTTGATTCGACTCTCGCTCCCCATCCCACGGTCCCGTATCCTGTATCGAACCCAGGATGGTGGACCGACACGTTCAGGCGCGTTCCGGACTATCGACCTATTAACCAGCATCTCGATCTCAATGAGAGACGTCAAATGCTCTTGTTCACGATCGTCGGTGGCATTATGGTTAGAGGGTGCTGGCTCATGTCTGTAAGTGATAGTTGCGTATACTATACTTGCTACACACTCACTGACCATTCTTTGCAGTTCTGGGCGCAGGTCTGGAGAAACACAGCTGGGATGGTAACGGACATCGGTCTCTCAAAGATCGGAGGAGAGTGGTAGACAAGCCAAGATTACGGATGGGAGAAGAGTCATGATGGTATATATGCATTTATTATCAAATCGCAAAGAAAATTCTGCAGTCCATTAGAAAAGGTTAGACATTCCCAGACAGTGCGCGTGTGAGGTCGATGAATTAAGCATCAGCTGTCTGGCCGATTAACCTACGCAGACTGCATAATGCAGGGTTTCACTTATGGCAATGCTTTCAGCGTCCAGGTACGCTAGAATGGGCTCGACTAAATGATGTCATTGCCTTATGTTGAAGGATCTGTTGTCCGCGTCACAATGTCTCTTACTATGGGGATGACTGCCTAGTCGAGGTAATGGTGTTATGTTTAGTGTTCTATCTACAGACCTGTTTTTCTACAAGGAATCGTCCCAGTCGCCAAGTTGATACTGACTATTACACATATTCACAAGCTCCCAGCATTCACCAAGGAACCGATTCGGACCTTGATCTTCATGGCTACCGGCCGCGCCAGCAGCAAACAGAGTCGCCATATAGTGGTCATCAGTTCCGTGCGCCTCCTTATACCGTGGATGTTTCATCAACCTGGTAACGGCTCTTCGCAAAGCAGGCCCCGTGTTCTGCGTAACAGCATCTTCCAGCGCCTGCCTGAACTCCAGAGCAAAGTCACCAGGTGGTACAGGCTGCGCAAAGTTGTCTCGATAGGTGAGCATCTGATACCAATGGTTCCGATACAAGTTATGCACGGATCCACCACTGCCTATTATGAGTGTGTCCTCGTATCGTAACGGTCGTAGAGCAACTCCGATCTTTGTGTGTAGGTGCGGGTCGTATCGTGCGTTCATCGAGACGATGGTAGTAGGGAGAGGGATGCAATGGGGAAACATGCGGATGATGATCAGGAAGGTATCGTGAACCCATTCAAACTTGGGGTCGGCTTGAGCGTTGATCCCAGCTCCTCGCAACATATCGATAACGCGTTGTCCTCCTTCAAGATCTGCCACCATCTTGTATGGCATGTATCGGGCTTCTGTGACACTACCCACGGGGTCTTTCTTCGCGTCGGGATTCATGCTCACTCTTATTGTATCGTAAGGAGAGTCCCAGTGAGCGCCCTAACGCTTATTAACTCTTGTTATTTTCAGGCCAGGCTTGTTCCACGAACCATCATGACAATGCGTTTGACTCCACGCCGCAGGCATTCATTCCCAATACTCTCCCAAATTCGAGCTGGCTCCGACTCTTCTCCCAGCATCATGGTAGATCCATGAGCAAATAGAAAGACCGGAGTCGGCTCTTGAATGCTATTGTTAGACCTACTGCAGCTTTTCTGGCCTTGAATGAGACTTACTCTTTTTCTGAGCTGGTATGCTACCCATGATGGCTGTGAAGGTGCTTTCTCTGTTGATTTACTGTAGATTTCGAATCAAGACGTCGTGGCCGCTT
This DNA window, taken from Fusarium fujikuroi IMI 58289 draft genome, chromosome FFUJ_chr11, encodes the following:
- a CDS encoding Bli-4-like alcohol dehydrogenase, whose translation is MGHGSSFDPDRDIPSLEGKVILITGGNVGLGKQSALDLSKHQPSELWIAARSAKKADAVITEIKQTSPGVQVRFLELDLASFASIKTAAKTFLSSASRLDILMLNAGIMACPPGQTTEGYEVQFGTNHMGHALLTKMLLPLMTRTASSSPRSDVRVVSVSSVAHKFGPSGGIQFDTLKSNASGISTNDRYGQSKLANILFIRELAVHHPEITAASIHPGTVKTDLQKSNDGSWMINVFQKVVVPLIGVSVEEGVKCQLWAATAKGVQSGEYYIPVGVSGGGSHLSKDKALAKKLWDWTEKELGSCF
- a CDS encoding related to benzoate 4-monooxygenase cytochrome P450 codes for the protein MLSQSFATYCLVACTTFILYYAVAKVKTALYGPLSKIPGPAIGRWTNLVVKYHTLSGRRMQYIDSLFTQYGPVVRISPTDVGINDPDAVKVIQKVSGGFQKSAWYDKTGPGMLGMRNREKHACRRRFLAHPLSNSSLPAFEPLIRAKVDLAISQMQKEHRSLGYADCHKWFSFMATDIIGDLTFGSSFRMLEQGRRSQYVEDLQAVMPTVNKRIELSPFFDLMFLLPLPQVKRFSERFQRILKYGEESIRRLQLAQLTGSLDTPIFFEKIMNPKNKENALTDLEMQQEAAELMITGTDTTSNTLTYLVWSVLQSPSIRVRLEKEVSVLSADFKDADLVKLPYLNAVVMESLRLYGAASGAHQRDVPKGGWEACGYMIPDTATVFTQAFSLHRLPEVFSTPYKFDPDRWLSPTAEMQEAYIPFGGGPRICIGIHLAYMELRVTTAAFFRKFRGAQVHVSMTNDDMELENYTLIAPKSHKCLITL
- a CDS encoding probable acyl esterases, whose amino-acid sequence is MAENKYLTIDKDNFPYVFMKNIDIPLKTYEMGLLRANVFLPKDAAPFGDKAYPVIATYGPYGKDVRYEIFYKKSWDQLNPDMKSTHAAWETPDPAYWTSKGYIVVRVDERGAGQSPGLLDTMSRGTSEAFFDVIEWAAEQEWSSGKVGLLGISYYAGTQWRVAARKPKGLAAIIPWEGMSDYYRDRVRHGGILSDRFIDFWWNNGVSPNQYGKPGRSARNWGEDTLAGDLDEETLLKNRRDQTADTAVHKFRDEEYYRTRDFEVEAIEVPLLSVANWGGILLHLRGNVLGWIRASSKYKFLHFIVGRHDLPFYYPESAELQLSFFNSFLKDDDADGWRSGKQPRVRLTLRKGEAGVDDPERERGFPTRDEADWPLPGTNYTKFYLISDNSLSTKPSQGISTIEYDALNGEPIKFAYKTASTLEITGHIVAHLTVAASRKSTDASTPSDIDLFITLRKINAKGEEVFYTGTMGDPVPIVKGWQRVSLRKVDESNRLHKEYLPYRNYYSSDVQPVEENQKYAVDVEVWPTNVVLEPEETLVLEIAGHDTQGVGKFSHEHPNDRDPRTFDGKNIITVGGEASWITLPVIDARR
- a CDS encoding related to dioxygenase, which encodes MGSIPAQKKKPTPVFLFAHGSTMMLGEESEPARIWESIGNECLRRGVKRIVMMGAHWDSPYDTIRVSMNPDAKKDPVGSVTEARYMPYKMVADLEGGQRVIDMLRGAGINAQADPKFEWVHDTFLIIIRMFPHCIPLPTTIVSMNARYDPHLHTKIGVALRPLRYEDTLIIGSGGSVHNLYRNHWYQMLTYRDNFAQPVPPGDFALEFRQALEDAVTQNTGPALRRAVTRLMKHPRYKEAHGTDDHYMATLFAAGAAGSHEDQGPNRFLGECWELVNMCNSQYQLGDWDDSL